Proteins encoded together in one Chrysemys picta bellii isolate R12L10 chromosome 22, ASM1138683v2, whole genome shotgun sequence window:
- the LOC101933947 gene encoding adhesion G protein-coupled receptor E3-like, which yields MGYRDIDECQGPKPADCGPHANCTNAPGNYYCTCIDGYEPSSGKAKFTHASENTCQDPSINFSAEYEESEENFSPWSKIRAILCLFLSLLGLDPPRPSSRAAKKQEDEALCVYWKVVAESASTNSTHTTCSCDHLSSFAVLMAPTTESDPLTIITYVGLTLSLLCLFLAILTFLLCRSIRNVSTSLHLQLCLCLFLADLLFLTALTHPGSQVACAVIAGLLHYLFLASFSWMFLEGLHLFLTVRNLKVVNYTSASRFKKRFMYPFGYGFPALVVAISAAVNHKGYGTSER from the exons ATGGGATACCGGG ATATTGACGAGTGTCAGGGCCCGAAGCCGGCAGACTGTGGACCCCACGCAAATTGCACCAATGCGCCTGGGAATTACTACTGCACCTGCATCGATGGCtacgagcccagctctgggaaagccaaGTTCACACACGCGAGTGAGaacacctgccagg ACCCCAGCATTAACTTCAGCGCTGAGTACGAGGAAAGCGAAGAGAATTTCTCTCCGTGG TCCAAGATAAGGGCAATCCTGTGTTTATTCCTTTCATTGCTGGGACTCGATCCTCCTCGTCCTTCTAGTAGAGCGGCTAAAAAACAGGAGGACGAGGCTCTCTGTGTCTACTGGAAAGTAGTGGCCGAGAGCGCGAGCACGAACAGCACTCACACCACCTGCAGCTGTGACCATCTCTCCAGCTTCGCCGTCCTAatggctcccaccaca GAGAGTGACCCACTGACCATCATCACCTATGTGGGACTGACCCTCTCCCTGCTGTGCCTCTTCCTCGccatcctcaccttcctcctGTGCCGCTCCATCCGCAACGTCAGCACCTCcctccacctgcagctctgcctctgcctcttcctggccgACCTGCTCTTCCTCACCGCTCTGACCCACCCCGGCAGTCAG GTGGCGTGTGCTGTCATTGCTGGCCTCCTACACTACCTCTTCCTGGCCTCCTTCAGCTGGATGTTCCTGGAGGGGCTGCACCTCTTCCTCACCGTCAGGAACCTGAAGGTCGTGAATTACACCAGCGCCAGCCGGTTCAAGAAGAGATTCATGTACCCGTTCGGCTACGGATTCCCAGCCCTGGTGGTGGCTATTTCTGCAGCAGTGAATCACAAAGGCTACGGAACTTCCGAACG ATAA